CTTCTTACCTCTTGCCTCTTATCCCTAACCCCTCACTCCTCGCTCCTAACCCCTCTTACTTTATCCACACAGTTTTAACATTCACGAACTCATGTATACCCTGAATGCTCAGTTCCCTGCCGTATCCAGAGTGCTTAATGCCACCAAAAGGTAGCCTGGGGTCTGATTTGACCATACCGTTAACAAACACCGATCCTGCTTCAATTTCCGCGATCGCTCTGTCTCTTTCTGTTGCGTCTTGCGTCCAAATACTCGCTCCCAAGCCGAACGGGGTAGCATTGGCAAGTTGAATCGCTGCGTCTAGATCTGCAACTCGAAATAGGAGAGCTACCGGACCAAAAAATTCTTCTTGGGCGATCGCTGCATCCACTGGAATTTGACTCACAATCGTCGGCAGGTAGAAGTTTCCCGCTCGTTCGGCTGGCGGTTGACCTCCAATTAAAACTTTTGCCCCCACCTTGACGCACTCCTGTACTTGGTGGTCTATATCTTCTAGCATACTTGGCGTAGCTAGGGGACCGACATCTGTATCAGGTAACATTGGATCGCCAACTTTGAGCGCCGCAAATTTTGCTACCAAAAGTTTTTCAAATTGCTCGGCGATCGCCTCGGTAACGATAAATCTTTTTGCTGCAATACACGATTGACCGTTACATAACATTCTGGCAGTGACAGCCGTGCTAGCAGCTGCTTCGATGTCGGCACTCGGCATGACAATAAATGGATCGCTTCCCCCCAATTCCAACACTGTTTTCTTAATTTGTTTGCCCGCCGCTGCTGCTAAACTCGCTCCCGCTGGTTCGCTACCTGTTAAAGTGGCAGCTTTGACTCGTGGGTCGGCGATAATTGCCGCTACCTGTTGCGACCCTACTAGTAAAGTTTGGAAGACTCCTGTAGGAAATCCTGCCTCTTCAAAGATCTCTTCAATTGCTAAAGCGCATTGCGGTACGTTAGAAGCGTGTTTGAGCAGACCGACATTACCTGCCATCAAAGCTGGTGCGGCGAAGCGAAAGACTTGCCAAAAGGGAAAATTCCACGGCATCACCGCGAGGATAATTCCTAGTGGTTGATAGCGGACGAAACTGTGGCTGGCATCTGTTCCTACCGATACGTCTGCTAAAAATTCAGCTGCGCGTTCGGCATAGTAACGACAGACCAAAGCGCACTTTTCGACTTCGGCGATCGCGCTTTTTACAGTCTTACCCATTTCCAGGGTCATCAATTTGCCAAATTTTTCTTTGTCGCGTTCCAAAATCTTGGCTGCGGCATTCATCCACTGAGATTTTTGCTGCATCGGCACTCGTCGATATTGCTCAAAAGCCTGTTGTGCCAACTCTAATTTCGTGGCTATTTCTGCCTCGCTTAGCGCTGTAAAAGTTTCAATTGTTTCCCCAGTTGCCGGATTAATCGTTGCGATCGCCATAACTCAAACCTCCAAAATGAGGGGTAAGGGTAAATAGTTATCAGTTATCAGTGACCAGTGACCAGTGAAGAATGGGGTGTAGGGTGTGGGGTGTGAATTTAATTTTGGATTTTAGATTTTGGATTAAATTTCTCCCTTGTCTCCCTTGTCCTCCTTGTCTCCCTCAGCTCCCTCAGCTCTCTTATCCCCCTTGTCCCCTCCACATTCCTATTTTTGCTAGAAAATTACCTCTTTACCGCCGCAAGCGTTCAAATAAATGTATAAATAACTACAACTTTTTGATAGTGAAATAATATGGCTAGGTTATTGGTAGCTGCAAACCTTGCCAGATCTTGAATAATTGTCTATTCTAAAAAAAAGCTTAAATTTGAGCGTTTTTTTGTGGAGGCTCGTACTAATTTAGCTTAGCTACTGGACTCTACAAATGTTCGCTAATGTTCACAGATGTAACTATTGCTACAAAATTATTCAACTAAGTTCATGAGAAATTTATCTTTCAGGTTGAATTGAGCTAGAATTGCATCAGTCATCATAACTTCTGTTGATTTAATTCTGTCCTTTTTGCTTAAAACCTTTTTGCTTAAAAGAGTTAAGCCTTAAATTCAAAATAACATCTAGCAAAAATGTAGTTGAGAGCCAGTCCATTGCAAGCGCCGGATCGCCGCTTGGGGAGTGCCTTTTATCCTCTAGAGATAAATTTTGTTTGTAACTTGGCAACTTTCCACACCGGAGGATGGTTTTGGAACTCCTAGCTCAGAATAATTACCTGTCAAAAATGCATCAACCCCTGATTTTGGCTGTAGATGATGATGAAGATAATTTAGAGCTGCTGACTGAAGTTCTTTACCCTCTAAATTGTCATATCATCACCGCAAAAGATGGGCGCTCCACGATTAGCATTGCCCAACAGCAGCGCCCCGACCTCATCTTGCTGGACATATTATTACCGGACATCTGCGGTACGGAAATTACCCGGATGCTCAAGCAAAACCCGCAGACGCAAAACATCACCGTCATTGCAGTAACAGCATTAGCACGAGCCGAAGATCGAGAAAGTTTACTCGCAGCAGGCTGTAGTGCTTATATTAGTAAGCCTTATATGCTAGACGATTTAGAAGCTGTTATTTGTCGCTATCTGGGTTTGAATCCGACTTTAGCCTTTGTTTGACTCGCCTTGTAGTGTCTAAACCTGAGATGTTGGGAGCGCTATCCAAAAGAGCAACAATGCTAGTACGACCAGTTTCAAATGTACTGTTGCAAATTACGTCCACTACAGGTACGCCAATCGTCTGTTCAATTAAAGATTGCAGGTGCGGTTCTAAGAATTTGAGCAAGTTAGTTCTAACTTGTGAAGCAAGATCTATCTGTTGATTTTCTCCTAAAAACTGTTCTAATCGGGTAATAGAATCATCTGCCAATATTGTGACTGTTCGATCGACAATATGACAAGAAACTTGGGGCAGCTTGTATCCGAGGTGAGTACGGTAAAGTTCTATAACTTGCTGTACTAACTCTTGTTGTAGCTGCTCTAACGTGGGAGATAAAGATTCTTCCATATCGTGCCAGCAGCAAAAACGAATAAGTAAATTTTCCTAAAATTTATCAGTATAAGCGATCGCATTAATCAGCCTTGAGATGTAGATCTTTATAAGGGAGCAGGGAGCAGGGCGCAAGGTAAGTTACCAGTCACAAATCACAATTAAATTACTTGCCGCTCATTACACCCTATACTCTTTCTTCACTGATAAACTGTCAACTGATAACTGTTAAAAGATTGCCAGGACGCGAAATTTAAGGCTGTATATGGCTACACTTTAACCTTAGTTAGCTATGATACGCGATCGCCGTCCAAATCTTGCTATTTCTTGCCAAAATTGAGAAATTTAATGATATATTTTCATTTATGACAATTTGTAGCTCTCAACCAGCATGAGATTGTCTATTGGCGTAATTTTTGGTATGCGTAGCAAAAATTACAAATTGCAGTAAAATTCAATGTTGTTGCTTGCTGTTGCTAGCTTGCTACTTACATTCGTACTGAGTACGAAGACGAGCAACCTACAGCGGCTAGTACGAGCCAATTCATCACCAGCGCCGGTTGCGATCGCCGCTAGGAGGAATGCCTCGTCGTAGAAGCAACCATCTTTGTTGTCATGTCGTGCAACAAAAATTTTCTTACTTCTACGACTAGCTCCAAACGTATTATGGACATGCAAACTCGTTTTAGTTTCTCTCTAGAGGCAGATTCTTTTCAGCCGCTTGTTTTAGCTGTAGATGATAACGATGATAACTTGCAGTTACTCGCCCAAATTTTAGCGATCGCCGATTGCGACTATATCACTGCGGTTGATGGAAAGAGTGCCATTCTCAAGGCAAAAAGCTATCGTCCCAGCTTAATTTTGTTAGACATGATGCTGCCAGATATTAGCGGTATAGATGTGACGCGAACTCTCAAACAAGACCCGCAAACTCAGGCAATTCCAATTATTGCGGTGACAGCAATGGCAAGAACTGAAGATAAAGAAAGTTTCATTACCGCAGGCTGCGTAGAATGCGCGATCAAACCTTATGATATTGTCCAATTAGAAACGGTAATTCGGAAGTATGCCTTTGGTGGAATTGGAAAACTTGATAGCTAATGGTTGATAGTTGATAGTTGATAGTTAATGGTTGACAATCGCAGCCAAGAACGCTCTACCATCGATCTACAACTAAACTAAGAATTGCGTACAGACGGCGGGCTAGCTAAGATAGCAACTGTTGCAGTCCGACCCGTCTCTATTTTGGTATTACTCAGAATATCCAATACTTCTACACCCACAATTTCCTCAATTAGGTCTTTTAGTTGGGGTTGAAGTGCTTGATCTAATTCTTCTCTAACTTTTTCGCCTAATTCCTCTTTCCCGCTTTCTACTAGCAGTTGTTCCGGCTGAGTTACTACATCTTCCAGAATAATCGCAATTTTTTCATCAAACATTTGACAAAAAACTTGGCTTGGTCGATGCTCTAACTGAGCGCGATACAGCGCTTGAATGC
This window of the Chroococcidiopsis thermalis PCC 7203 genome carries:
- a CDS encoding NAD-dependent succinate-semialdehyde dehydrogenase encodes the protein MAIATINPATGETIETFTALSEAEIATKLELAQQAFEQYRRVPMQQKSQWMNAAAKILERDKEKFGKLMTLEMGKTVKSAIAEVEKCALVCRYYAERAAEFLADVSVGTDASHSFVRYQPLGIILAVMPWNFPFWQVFRFAAPALMAGNVGLLKHASNVPQCALAIEEIFEEAGFPTGVFQTLLVGSQQVAAIIADPRVKAATLTGSEPAGASLAAAAGKQIKKTVLELGGSDPFIVMPSADIEAAASTAVTARMLCNGQSCIAAKRFIVTEAIAEQFEKLLVAKFAALKVGDPMLPDTDVGPLATPSMLEDIDHQVQECVKVGAKVLIGGQPPAERAGNFYLPTIVSQIPVDAAIAQEEFFGPVALLFRVADLDAAIQLANATPFGLGASIWTQDATERDRAIAEIEAGSVFVNGMVKSDPRLPFGGIKHSGYGRELSIQGIHEFVNVKTVWIK
- a CDS encoding response regulator produces the protein MHQPLILAVDDDEDNLELLTEVLYPLNCHIITAKDGRSTISIAQQQRPDLILLDILLPDICGTEITRMLKQNPQTQNITVIAVTALARAEDRESLLAAGCSAYISKPYMLDDLEAVICRYLGLNPTLAFV
- a CDS encoding DUF2294 domain-containing protein encodes the protein MEESLSPTLEQLQQELVQQVIELYRTHLGYKLPQVSCHIVDRTVTILADDSITRLEQFLGENQQIDLASQVRTNLLKFLEPHLQSLIEQTIGVPVVDVICNSTFETGRTSIVALLDSAPNISGLDTTRRVKQRLKSDSNPDSDK
- a CDS encoding response regulator — translated: MDMQTRFSFSLEADSFQPLVLAVDDNDDNLQLLAQILAIADCDYITAVDGKSAILKAKSYRPSLILLDMMLPDISGIDVTRTLKQDPQTQAIPIIAVTAMARTEDKESFITAGCVECAIKPYDIVQLETVIRKYAFGGIGKLDS
- a CDS encoding DUF2294 domain-containing protein; the protein is MDSSFPTRGQLERTLSQRIQALYRAQLEHRPSQVFCQMFDEKIAIILEDVVTQPEQLLVESGKEELGEKVREELDQALQPQLKDLIEEIVGVEVLDILSNTKIETGRTATVAILASPPSVRNS